The stretch of DNA TtaaagggtacagccacatgcaTTGGTTTAtggatgcagttttgaaagccaaaatcaggagtggatcataacagGAGAGAAAGCATAAAGAACGTGtacgacttctctttttttatatgcgctcctggttttggtttccaaaactgcatacAGAAACCTGAACATGTGACTCCGTGGCCAtacactaaggctacatgcacacaaaaaaATTTCCGTTAAAAACGTCCAAActatggacttttttttaatgatgCCTTTCTGAGCAACGGACGTTAAAAACGggcccattcaattgtatgggggtagtcatcagtgaaaaacggacaagatagaacatgttctattttttgacgtccgtttttcactgaccgtcAAAAAAACTGCCGTGTAAATAACCCtatagactaccattggtcttaaaacggACGTGTGATGGCTGTTTAAAAAAACGTccatcacatgtccgtttttcactgtcgtgtgcatgtagcctaagagctTGTACACCTAGCACTGCAGACTAGTCGCATTTTGGAGATTACATTGTAAAAAGGAACGCTTAGGCCAATTTCACTTACATTCGTGCAATAGTTTTATGAAAATCGGAACAAAAAAAAGGTCACTTTGTAGACATGTGCAATGGCCTCTAATGTTTCACCAAGCCTTTAGAATAGATGCTAGTTAAAAGACGGGGGCGCTGAGGTGAACAACCTCATTGCTGACATCTATATTTATTATCACAAATGACACAAATCCCTGTCTTTACGGAATGGTCATGAATTCATGGACGCGCATCAACATTACTGAGCACCTGAAATCCTTCCCCACGTTGGGCCATAAAACTGTATGGTCCTCTTAAAGGAAACCTTTTCTTACCATGGCACTTATAAATCTGTAAGATGCATATTGGAAGCTTGAGGCTGTAAACGTCATGtggcaaattaaaggggttgtgtcaccgtaagggtccattcacacgtccgtagaatgtgtccgcacccgttccgcaattatccggacccattcattctctaagggGCAGAAATTGATGCGGACAGCATTTCCAGAGAGCggaccccgaacttccggtccgcggctccgtaaaaaaatacaacatgtcctattcttgtccgcaattgcggacaagaataggcagttctataggggtgccggccgggtgtattgcagatccgcaatttgcggatccacaatacactacagacatatgaatggaccctaaattgcTATTTTCATATAGTTCAGCATGGAAAACGAGTTACTTTTGCTATTAACTCTCCGTTATAAGAGATATTCCCTTTGCTTCATTATAATGGTGCCCCCTGGTGCTTAacctgtatagtaatgtgcacatcCACCAATTCCGgtagtcgcacatgctcagttccatccttcagcttcTACCAGCTGTATCTACTGATAGAAGctgtgagagagctgcagcagaaaggacacatctctgagctgtgatagggagaggacatgcccctgagctgccagcctgaatggggagatctctgaatccatgtgaggCCCAGGGCTGGTacagtactatatgatgtctgatttccattttttacaccaatcatggcataacccctttaaattaaaggCAAAGTTTGTTTTGGGGTAAGGGGATACTGATCTGACTACAGGTATGTCAGCAAATCAATTAAAATTTAGATCTGCAGAATCTACAGTacgatatacagtgggggaaataattatttgacccctcactgattttgtaagtttgtccaatgacaaagaaatgaaaagtctcagaacagtatcatttcaatggtaggtttattgtaacagtggcagatagcacatcaaaaggaaaatcgaaaaaataactttaaataaaagatagcaactgatttgcatttcattgagtgaaataagtatttgaacccctaccaaccattaagagttctggctcccacagagtggttagacacttctactcaattagtcaccctcattaaggacacctgtcttaactagtcacctgtataaaagacacctgtccacagaatcaatcaatcaagcagactccaaactctccaacatgggaaagaccaaagagctgtccaaggatgtcagagacaaaattgtagacctgcacaaggctggaatgggctacaaaaccattagcaagaagctgggagagaaggtgacaactgttggtgcgattgttcgaaaatggaaggagcacaaaatgaccatcaatcgacctcgctctggggctccacgcaagatctcacctcgtggggtgtcaatggttctgagaaaggtgaaaaagcatcctagaactacacgggaggagttagttaatgacctcaaattagcagggaccacagtcaccaagaaaaccattggaaacacattacaccgcaatggattaaaatcctgcagggctcgcaaggtccccctgctcaggaaggcacatgtgcaggcccgtctgaagtttgccaatgaacacctgaatgattcagagagtgactgggagaaggtgctgtggtctgatgagaccaaaatagagctctttggcattaactcaactcgctgtgtttggaggaagaaaaatgctgcctatgacccccaaaacaccgtccccaccgtcaagcatgggggtggaaacattttgctttgggggtgtttttctgctaagggcacaggacaacttattcgcataaacgggaaaatggacggagccatgtatcgtgaaatcctgagcgacaacctccttccctctgccaggaaactgaaaatgggtcgtggatgggtgttccagcacgacaatgacccaaaacatacagcaaaggcaacaaaggagtggctcaagaagaagcacattaaggtcatggagtggcctagtcagtctccggaccttaatccaatcgaaaacctatggagggagctcaagctcagagttgcacagagacagcctcgaaaccttagggatttagagatgatctgcaaagaggagtggaccaacattcctcctaaaatgtgcgcaaacttggtcatcaattacaagaaacgtttgacctctgtgcttgcaaacaagggtttttccaccaagtattaagtctttttttgttagagggttcaaatacttatttcactcaatgaaatgcaaatcagttgctatcttttatttaaagttattttttcgattttccttttgatgtgctatctgccactgttacaataaacctaccattgaaatgatactgttctgagacttttcatttctttgtcattggacaaacttacaaaatcagtgaggggtcaaataattatttcccccactgtatacagaAGAGGCGCATGTATGCATATGTCTAGTTTGGATGatgcattttattgtatttattatacATTATGGTTTTCATTGTTTTTTTGCAGGCCAATACAGAGAAGCCTGCTCTCAGCAAATCTGAACTGTCTGGAAGAAATGCTTTATTGTCAGATATCAACAAAGGCAGAAAGCTGAAGAAAGCTGTTACCAATGACCGAAGTCAACCAGTTCTGGACAGTAAGTTCTAAAGTTCTAGTAGTTTACACATGTTGTTTGGTTCAGTTTAGTATGTACAACACTTAGAAGACAGAAATGAAGAACCCAAAGTGCACATACACTTTATTAGTTACAACTTGAAAATgagatatttatatttatttatttatatttctttttttatcatgTATACCCACAAgacttgaaaataaataaataaaatattgtagTTTTTATGTGTGCTGACATCTAGTGGTGAAAAAGgcatactgattaaaaaaaaatatatatctcgtTTTGAAGCCTGTCGTGAAATGTTATCTGTTTATTTCTACTGATGGTCATAATGACAGAATCGAGCATTCATGATGATACATTATTTGTATTGTTAACCATATAGGCTGGGCTAATTTAATACACAATAGCTATGAGGCACAGAGCAACGAGAGAGTGTCACATGTCCCGTGGCCGTGTCCTGCCATGCTCCGGGTTATACCCCTCATGTAGCATCAGTATTGATGTCTGGACCTGTaaataaatgcaataataaaGGGCTTTTCCCAGAATCAAAACATATTCTTTATTTATCACAAGAATATGGCTGCCGCGACCTCTATTTAAATGAAGAGGTGGTCGAGCATGTGTGTTGCCGCTCCATTTGGAGTCTATGGAACTGACAAAGATAGCCAAGTACTGAACTGTGGATAAAGAAGTTTATTTTGGGAACAATACCCTAAAactatattacactttatgtgcctGCTATTCCATCAAGTAAAATTTAACGAATTAGAAAAACAAGGCTGCTTTCTTCATAACCAGTGCCATCCCTGTTGATGAcatgtatttggtattgcagctcagcatcTTTACagtaaatggagctgagctgcaatatcacacacacaacctgtggacagatgtGTAACTATTTTTGGAAGACAACGGCCATGGTTTTCTAATTCTGGGCAACCCCTTAAATGGTTATCCAATCAATAAGCATATTTtccaatatttattatatatatatatatatatatatacagtacagaccaaaagtttggacacaccttctcattcaaagagttttctttattttcatgactatgaaggcatcaaaactatgaattaacacatgtggaattatatacataacaaacaagtgtgaaacagctgaaaatatgtcatattctaggttcttcaaagtagccaccttttgctttgattactgctttgcacactcttggcattctcttgatgagcttcaagaggtagtcccctgaaatggtcttccaacagtcttgaaggagttcccagagatgcttagcacttgttggcccttttgccttcactctgcggtccagctcaccccaaaacatctcgattgggttcaggtccggtgactgtggaggtcaggtcatctggcgcagcaccccatcactcgccttcatggtcaaatagcccttactttcaaagttttcccaatttttcggctgactgactgaccttcatttcttaaagtaatgatggccactcgtttttctttacttagctgcttttttcaaagcagtaatcaaagcaaaaggtggctactttgaagaacctagaatatgacatattttcagttgtttcacacttgtttgttatgtatataattccacatgtgttaattcatagttttgatgccttcagtgtgaatctacaattttcatagtcatgaaaataaagaaaactctttgaatgagaaggtgtgtccaaacttttggtctgtactgtatataacgctggtatattccgcagcgctttacagacgttAGCATCAAGCTGTTGGGGCTCACTATCTAAGTTTCCAATCATTATGTCTTTATGTACCCGGAGGgcacccacgcaaacatggggataacatacaaactccatgcagatgttgtccttgatcggatttgaacccaggaccccagcgctgtaaggcaccagtgctaaccactgcgaCACCGTAGCTCCTGATCTATTTTCCGCGTGACATATATCTGTATGTCAGATCATACGCTACCACTGCGGTGCAGCAGAAGATCTCCAGGTCCCATCTGTGGGCTATGGAAATACCTACAATCCTTGTCTGATGCATTTCGATGGCTGCATTGACGTGATTCCCTTTTCGTGCTGTACCTGGTGGGATCCTCCCCTGTGCTTGCACTGAACGTGTTCATTCACTGTTCAGCACATGCATAGAAGACAATCTGTCCATAGCAAAGAAAGAGGCAACGTGGATGAACCACGTAACTACTGCAATCTTGCGCCCTTTGGTTGCAGTAGACAAGAATCGTAGGTGTTTCAGTAGCCCGCAGATAGGAACATGGGGGCCTTTTGCTGCACGGCAGAGATATCCAATCTAACAATCTATAtgagaagagaaatacatctcttTGCCcggtgaatcccctggtgggcccctatTCCCCCACCctttgcacaagtggcacatggcacagtagactgactgcactacatatgAATAGGCAGCTTACAgaatctcaaccagcctatgcgtCCATGTAAAAAACGGAGTAGATTATTTAAAGGACTACCTAATTTAGTATTATAGATGCATTGGGTGGTGGAAAAGACGCACCAGCTAATATCCTCTTTCCCAGGGatctgccttctctgtctttcccatAATCAATCCTCTTGAGCGTCTTGATGCTGCCTGACACTTTTGTGATCAGGTAGTATTTGCATGTAGATGTACCTTGGGCCCCagaattaattttactggtggaCCCAGCACCCCAGTctgaaactggtctttgcctagaAGGTGTAGTATCCATCAGGCATAGGTTTATAATAGAGAACTGTTGCTGTATAAAGCTTTATCATTTGTTTAAATGTAATGTATTTGACTTTGTCATTCTTTCCAATAGAACCAAAAACATCtcctggaggtggtggtggtggtggaggtatgggaggaggtggaggtggtggtggtggtggcggaggAGGGGGATTTGGAGGACCTCCAGGATTAGGGGGCTTGTTTCAAGGAGGGATGCCAAAATTGCGGTCTTCAGGAAGCCGGGAAAATGGTAAGGCAAATCATGGTTTTGATAATTTATATTAATTTGTTCATTTTATTGCCTGTATGAAAAATATGCAGTATGTATTAGTGTGAAATTAGTTAACATAGTACGGTTAACTTTTTCTTCCAATTTTATGGTCACAGGAGATACTTTTTTGGGTGGAGGGAAGAGGGGTAAAGTATAGAGTCACCTACCGGTCAATATCTTTGTAGCAATACATTTCTAGTGAGTGTAAAGGTTGAGTGAtggttataaaatatttttttcttttatgcaaTTACCaagtatttaataaaaaaaaaaatacattttttttttttcaattaattttttttcatgttttttcatGATTATTCATTCTATAGTTTAACTGACATCTGATCCCTTTCTTTTAGAATCACCTGGAAACAGACCACCAATCTTTCCACCTGGTGGTGGGAGAATACCATCTGCCAgaccttttactccaccaagcagCTCTCCGAGAGGACCTCCACCTACAATGGGAATAAGGGGTCCTGCTCCTGAACCTCAAAGAAACCGAATGCCTCTACCTCCCAGGAATGATTTTAATTCTAGGTCAGAAAATGTTCCACCTGCAGTACCCAATACACCTAGACCAATTAGCTCAAGTCTTCACAACCGAGGACCTCCACCAGTACCTTCTGCAAATAGGCAAGTTAACTCACCACCTGTTGTTCCATCTGTGTCATCTAATAAAGTGCATAGCTTTGTCGGAAACAGCAGACAATCTCCATCCATGCCTCCACCAATTCCATCCATGAATAGACCATCACTTCCGCAAACGCCTAGTAGACCAGTGGATGATAgaccacctcctcctcctacagGAAACCGACCACCTCTTTCCAGAGATTTCCCCCCTCCTCCACCACCTCAAAACAATAAGCCACCTGTTCCCAACACACCTAGACCGAATTCAGCTTCCCAGGCACCGCCCTTACCTCCTGGGAGGCCTGGGCCTCCTCCTTTACCACCAACCCCTTCTAACTTTGATGATATGCCAAGACTTCCTCAAAGAAATGTATCTTTGACACCTTTGCCTGCTGCACCACCACCCGTCCCTCCTCCTGCACGGTCTGGACCACCACCTCACCCACCTTCAATGGACAGGCCACCACCACCAGTAAGAGAGCCATCAGGAAGATCAGGTAAATGTTACAAGTATAGATATTTGTATCTCTTCTATGAATAAACATAATGTTTGAAAACTTCAATATGTATAATATTATATAGTCAACATGTATACAGACTCAATGCTTTACAACACAGGGATAATCAGAGGCTAAAAGTTGTAGTTAttatggaggcctgcaggtggcagtgctCCATAAGAAAATTTGCCATACACTTTAATACTAATTCATTGCAGTGTAAGGAAGAAGATTGCATATTCAAGCCCACTagggggggtaaaaaaaaaagaaaaaaagaaataaaaaaagatacaaaaaaaaaatgtcaattaaAATCATCCtcctttccccataataaaaataaaattatataaacaatgaaaaataaagattataTGCACCTCCATGTCCCAAAACATCCAATGTATTAAAATATAAAGGTATAACGGTGTAATGCTGTAATTGATGATTTGCAGTTTTGTCTtctcttcacctcccaaaaaaattgaattaaaGTGATGAAAAGGTCACACAAAGTcctaaatagtatcaataaaaactacagatcaccccacaaaaaatgagccctcacaaagCTATGTAGATGGAaataatatggtgatgcaaagaaaaaaaagtactgtATTGTTGCCCTATAAAACTCTAGGTTTtaaaggagaaaaataagaaaaaaataatttttcattaGTCCTTAGATCCAAccaccagtcagacctccagtgtTAATGATACCTCAGCTTAGAACCCCAATCAAACcctcaatattaatcagacctcatataagaCCCCCAACTTTAAAAagcccccccatcagaccttggATCAGACCCGCTATGTTACTAAGACCGCATTCATGCCTCAGCTCAGGCCCCCAATGTTCAATGTGTATAAGACCCCCATTTAGACCTCAGATTCGACCCCCAATGTGAATATGACTCCcattaagacctcagatcagacccccatgttaataAGATCTcaacagacaaaaaataaatcatcataccTCTCCTCCGCCGGATGCCACCGCTGCTCTTTAGATTCAGCGCTCTTCCAGCTCTTCCGGCCATGCTGTGAGGCCgaggaagaccagggagcagtgagtacagagcctgcaCTTTGCTCCCCACTTAAAGGGTGAAAAATGTGGTATTTTATTCAGTATTAAAAATGAAATaacactatacaaatgtggtatcactgtaatcttactgacctggagaatgaaggaaaCAGGTCAGTATTACCACATAGGCAAtgtcataaaaacaaaacccgaaACCCATTTGAAATTGttgtccagcttcccactacactgtctgcaatattaaatggtggcattaaaaagtgcAACTTATCCAGCAAAGAACAAGCCCTCGTAGTCTGtgcgaacggaaaaataaaaaagttatggctctggaaaggcagggagtaaaaaaatgcaaaaatgctaAATCACCATGTTCTCAAAGGGTTAAAGCAATCTGAAAAGTTTAACTACAGTCCAGTAAGTCTAACCTAAGGGACCGTGCTAAAAAGTAAACTAAATGCATTCTGTCCTCATGGTTGCTTGCTTATATAGAGAAAGGTGAATATCAGCGACCAATTGTGCCAATACCAATAGACCATGGGTTAAACTATAGCCATAGCAcgtgctatggggcccagaggttggggggggggggggggggtcaattggGTGCCAGaacattttacatttttgtggGGATTAACAATATGGTGACTTTTAgctataatgtgggttttctgatatatggtgctattatacatacctttaattattgctacttatgctgctgttttaattttcttatacTAGGTGGTGGGGGCCTCATCTTATTTTGCTACAGGACCCTATGAATTACAGTTGCGCTCCTGCAATAGACCATATGACAATGATTCTATACACTGCACCAGTATCCATATATTATCATGCATACAGTACATGCAGTATGGCAGCTGACCCCTTTATGTTTCCTTCTCACTAGGACAacttcctcctccgcctcctcctgccAACAGAAATGGATTTGGTCACCGAGGGTCCATAGGCCTTCCATCTCCTTCAAGACCTGGAATAGAATCCCCTAGAAGTGGAGCCAGACCCCCGCCGCCTCCAGAAAGGCCTGGCCTGGgacctctgcctcctccaccTTCATCAATGAGAAATGGTTTCCAAGACTCATATGGTGAAGgtaagaaaaatgtttttttttttttcgtgttttCTCACattaacccctccccagcctgttgcttggcccgccctgtaagcctcttgcGTCATCCAGTTTACTGTATGAGATCCCACCTGCATGGAGCGATGCTGCTGCCCACCATGGTCatcacagtgcgcctgcgc from Bufo bufo chromosome 7, aBufBuf1.1, whole genome shotgun sequence encodes:
- the WIPF1 gene encoding WAS/WASL-interacting protein family member 1, which gives rise to MPAPPPPPPPPPTLAVANTEKPALSKSELSGRNALLSDINKGRKLKKAVTNDRSQPVLDKPKTSPGGGGGGGGMGGGGGGGGGGGGGGFGGPPGLGGLFQGGMPKLRSSGSRENESPGNRPPIFPPGGGRIPSARPFTPPSSSPRGPPPTMGIRGPAPEPQRNRMPLPPRNDFNSRSENVPPAVPNTPRPISSSLHNRGPPPVPSANRQVNSPPVVPSVSSNKVHSFVGNSRQSPSMPPPIPSMNRPSLPQTPSRPVDDRPPPPPTGNRPPLSRDFPPPPPPQNNKPPVPNTPRPNSASQAPPLPPGRPGPPPLPPTPSNFDDMPRLPQRNVSLTPLPAAPPPVPPPARSGPPPHPPSMDRPPPPVREPSGRSGQLPPPPPPANRNGFGHRGSIGLPSPSRPGIESPRSGARPPPPPERPGLGPLPPPPSSMRNGFQDSYGEDEWERRFSFHPFSDLPPPEPFVPSNKTYPSKILRGESRGGSTRKERGAPPLPPIPR